A DNA window from Daucus carota subsp. sativus chromosome 3, DH1 v3.0, whole genome shotgun sequence contains the following coding sequences:
- the LOC108210419 gene encoding serine/threonine-protein kinase SRK2G isoform X2, translating into MDKYEVLKIIGFGSYGLTKLMRNKITKELVAVKFIERDKINEDIEREIINHRSLAHPNIVNLMEVLSTPTHIVIVMEYGAGGALYDRIITRKRFSEDEARHFFQQLISGVSYCHYMQLCHRDLKLANTLLDGSSVPILKICDFGFSKSSVLHSAPDLTVGTLMYIPPELIHSPNTYDGKNGRHNILYFNLFRNGEEKCMDKRRLQFDILSAFQLVDVWSCGVTLYFMLVGEYPFTDQKDSKNLSEIMQRILNVQYKIPASVDISQDCRHLLSRIFVAPASRRITIEEIKNHPWYLKNLPWKESEAAQSIYHRKENTVFSPQSVESIMETVVDARHQAMNPPLVFSSITGFKSEKQNNDDKEQNLKDSQDREAKEKMVSDELYMTHPRKRTRYSSNRTPICTNPASMEIAVRYANILDQNYNYLTQVGYYEDMTKLMEWWIHAMVPEDYRTKKSPRIGLSRVPETQLLTDLAARYHSESRDSSWNTNTGLAKPSAIPDIVFVQVVCLVLQNAQANLAMYTRPPSYEQVTTLARTALEIADPNSQSTSTFSGDIVGEVIKLVGNILTDIYEKYEKYEARAQELQGSAGANKESEDDRTEMDEDTDDSGNATRMSPRSIYNGNGCEDRWIHDFGDEF; encoded by the exons ATGGACAAGTATGAAGTTCTGAAGATTATTGGATTTGGGAGTTATGGTTTGACCAAGCTTATGAGGAACAAGATAACTAAAGAACTGGTTGCTGTGAAATTTATAGAAAGAGACAAG ATAAATGAGGATATTGAGCGAGAGATCATAAATCATAGGTCACTCGCGCACCCAAATATAGTGAATTTAATGGAG GTTCTGAGTACACCCACCCACATTGTGATTGTGATGGAATATGGTGCTGGAGGAGCGCTCTATGACCGCATCATAACTAGAAAGAGATTCAGTGAAGATGAG GCTCGACACTTCTTCCAGCAATTAATCTCGGGAGTAAGCTATTGTCATTACATG CAATTATGTCATAGGGACTTGAAGCTAGCCAATACTCTCTTGGATGGGAGCTCTGTGCCGATCCTAAAAATTTGTGATTTTGGCTTCTCAAAG TCATCTGTGCTCCATTCAGCACCTGATTTAACTGTGGGCACTCTAATGTACATTCCTCCAGAGCTTATTCATTCTCCTAATACATATGATGGCAAG AATGGAAGACATAATATCTTATATTTCAATCTATTCCGAAATGGAGAAGAAAAATGCATGGATAAAAGGAGATTACAATTTGACATTTTAAGTGCTTTCCAGTTGGTAGATGTTTGGTCATGTGGAGTGACATTATATTTTATGCTAGTTGGAGAATACCCTTTTACTGACCAGAAAGATTCCAAAAACTTGAGTGAGATTATGCAG CGTATACTGAATGTTCAATACAAGATCCCTGCCTCTGTTGACATATCTCAAGACTGCAGGCATCTTCTTTCTCGCATATTTGTTGCTCCTGCAAGCAGG AGAATCACAATAGAGGAAATCAAGAACCACCCATGGTATTTAAAGAACTTGCCATGGAAGGAATCTGAAGCTGCTCAAAGTATCTACCACAGAAAAGAAAACACAGTATTTTCTCCCCAGAGTGTCGAGAGCATCATGGAAACTGTGGTAGACGCCAGGCACCAAGCGATGAATCCTCCTTTAGTTTTCAGTTCAATTACAGGGTTTAAAAGCGAAAAACAGAACAATGATGACAAAGAACAGAATCTGAAAGATTCTCAAGACAGGGAAGCCAAAGAG AAGATGGTCAGCGATGAGCTTTACATGACACATCCAAGAAAACGCACAAGATACAGTTCAAACAGAACACCGATATGCACAAATCCGGCTAGTATGGAAATTGCG gTTCGATATGCCAACATTCTTgaccagaattataattatttaactcAAGTTGGTTATTATGAGGATATGACAAAATTGATGGAGTGGTGGATCCACGCAATGGTTCCTGAGGATTATAGAACGAAGAAGAGCCCACGCATTGGTTTGTCTCGCGTTCCAGAAACTCAGCTCCTTACTGATCTAGCAGCTCGATATCACTCTGAGAGCAGGGACAGCTCTTGGAATACAAATACTGGACTTGCCAAGCCATCTGCTATTCCAGACATAGTTTTTGTGCAAGTGGTTTGCCTAGTTCTCCAAAACGCCCAAGCTAACCTGGCCATGTACACTAGGCCACCGTCATACGAGCAAGTCACAACCCTGGCTCGGACTGCTCTGGAGATTGCGGACCCAAATAGTCAGAGTACATCCACATTTTCAGGTGATATAGTTGGAGAGGTTATAAAATTGGTAGGTAACATACTCACTGACATCTACGAGAAGTATGAGAAGTATGAAGCCCGTGCACAAGAG CTGCAGGGGAGTGCTGGAGCCAATAAAGAGTCCGAAGATGATAGAACCGAGATGGACGAGGATACAGATGATAGCGGCAATGCAACAAGGATGTCGCCCAGGAGCATCTACAATGGCAATGGCTGCGAGGACAG GTGGATACATGATTTTGGAGATGAATTCTAA
- the LOC108210419 gene encoding serine/threonine-protein kinase SRK2G isoform X5 yields MDKYEVLKIIGFGSYGLTKLMRNKITKELVAVKFIERDKINEDIEREIINHRSLAHPNIVNLMEKVLSTPTHIVIVMEYGAGGALYDRIITRKRFSEDEARHFFQQLISGVSYCHYMQLCHRDLKLANTLLDGSSVPILKICDFGFSKSSVLHSAPDLTVGTLMYIPPELIHSPNTYDGKLVDVWSCGVTLYFMLVGEYPFTDQKDSKNLSEIMQRILNVQYKIPASVDISQDCRHLLSRIFVAPASRRITIEEIKNHPWYLKNLPWKESEAAQSIYHRKENTVFSPQSVESIMETVVDARHQAMNPPLVFSSITGFKSEKQNNDDKEQNLKDSQDREAKEKMVSDELYMTHPRKRTRYSSNRTPICTNPASMEIAVRYANILDQNYNYLTQVGYYEDMTKLMEWWIHAMVPEDYRTKKSPRIGLSRVPETQLLTDLAARYHSESRDSSWNTNTGLAKPSAIPDIVFVQVVCLVLQNAQANLAMYTRPPSYEQVTTLARTALEIADPNSQSTSTFSGDIVGEVIKLVGNILTDIYEKYEKYEARAQELQGSAGANKESEDDRTEMDEDTDDSGNATRMSPRSIYNGNGCEDRWIHDFGDEF; encoded by the exons ATGGACAAGTATGAAGTTCTGAAGATTATTGGATTTGGGAGTTATGGTTTGACCAAGCTTATGAGGAACAAGATAACTAAAGAACTGGTTGCTGTGAAATTTATAGAAAGAGACAAG ATAAATGAGGATATTGAGCGAGAGATCATAAATCATAGGTCACTCGCGCACCCAAATATAGTGAATTTAATGGAG AAGGTTCTGAGTACACCCACCCACATTGTGATTGTGATGGAATATGGTGCTGGAGGAGCGCTCTATGACCGCATCATAACTAGAAAGAGATTCAGTGAAGATGAG GCTCGACACTTCTTCCAGCAATTAATCTCGGGAGTAAGCTATTGTCATTACATG CAATTATGTCATAGGGACTTGAAGCTAGCCAATACTCTCTTGGATGGGAGCTCTGTGCCGATCCTAAAAATTTGTGATTTTGGCTTCTCAAAG TCATCTGTGCTCCATTCAGCACCTGATTTAACTGTGGGCACTCTAATGTACATTCCTCCAGAGCTTATTCATTCTCCTAATACATATGATGGCAAG TTGGTAGATGTTTGGTCATGTGGAGTGACATTATATTTTATGCTAGTTGGAGAATACCCTTTTACTGACCAGAAAGATTCCAAAAACTTGAGTGAGATTATGCAG CGTATACTGAATGTTCAATACAAGATCCCTGCCTCTGTTGACATATCTCAAGACTGCAGGCATCTTCTTTCTCGCATATTTGTTGCTCCTGCAAGCAGG AGAATCACAATAGAGGAAATCAAGAACCACCCATGGTATTTAAAGAACTTGCCATGGAAGGAATCTGAAGCTGCTCAAAGTATCTACCACAGAAAAGAAAACACAGTATTTTCTCCCCAGAGTGTCGAGAGCATCATGGAAACTGTGGTAGACGCCAGGCACCAAGCGATGAATCCTCCTTTAGTTTTCAGTTCAATTACAGGGTTTAAAAGCGAAAAACAGAACAATGATGACAAAGAACAGAATCTGAAAGATTCTCAAGACAGGGAAGCCAAAGAG AAGATGGTCAGCGATGAGCTTTACATGACACATCCAAGAAAACGCACAAGATACAGTTCAAACAGAACACCGATATGCACAAATCCGGCTAGTATGGAAATTGCG gTTCGATATGCCAACATTCTTgaccagaattataattatttaactcAAGTTGGTTATTATGAGGATATGACAAAATTGATGGAGTGGTGGATCCACGCAATGGTTCCTGAGGATTATAGAACGAAGAAGAGCCCACGCATTGGTTTGTCTCGCGTTCCAGAAACTCAGCTCCTTACTGATCTAGCAGCTCGATATCACTCTGAGAGCAGGGACAGCTCTTGGAATACAAATACTGGACTTGCCAAGCCATCTGCTATTCCAGACATAGTTTTTGTGCAAGTGGTTTGCCTAGTTCTCCAAAACGCCCAAGCTAACCTGGCCATGTACACTAGGCCACCGTCATACGAGCAAGTCACAACCCTGGCTCGGACTGCTCTGGAGATTGCGGACCCAAATAGTCAGAGTACATCCACATTTTCAGGTGATATAGTTGGAGAGGTTATAAAATTGGTAGGTAACATACTCACTGACATCTACGAGAAGTATGAGAAGTATGAAGCCCGTGCACAAGAG CTGCAGGGGAGTGCTGGAGCCAATAAAGAGTCCGAAGATGATAGAACCGAGATGGACGAGGATACAGATGATAGCGGCAATGCAACAAGGATGTCGCCCAGGAGCATCTACAATGGCAATGGCTGCGAGGACAG GTGGATACATGATTTTGGAGATGAATTCTAA
- the LOC108210419 gene encoding serine/threonine-protein kinase SAPK4 isoform X7 translates to MSGVSPKVLSTPTHIVIVMEYGAGGALYDRIITRKRFSEDEARHFFQQLISGVSYCHYMQLCHRDLKLANTLLDGSSVPILKICDFGFSKSSVLHSAPDLTVGTLMYIPPELIHSPNTYDGKNGRHNILYFNLFRNGEEKCMDKRRLQFDILSAFQLVDVWSCGVTLYFMLVGEYPFTDQKDSKNLSEIMQRILNVQYKIPASVDISQDCRHLLSRIFVAPASRRITIEEIKNHPWYLKNLPWKESEAAQSIYHRKENTVFSPQSVESIMETVVDARHQAMNPPLVFSSITGFKSEKQNNDDKEQNLKDSQDREAKEKMVSDELYMTHPRKRTRYSSNRTPICTNPASMEIAVRYANILDQNYNYLTQVGYYEDMTKLMEWWIHAMVPEDYRTKKSPRIGLSRVPETQLLTDLAARYHSESRDSSWNTNTGLAKPSAIPDIVFVQVVCLVLQNAQANLAMYTRPPSYEQVTTLARTALEIADPNSQSTSTFSGDIVGEVIKLVGNILTDIYEKYEKYEARAQELQGSAGANKESEDDRTEMDEDTDDSGNATRMSPRSIYNGNGCEDRWIHDFGDEF, encoded by the exons ATGTCAGGCGTCAGCCCT AAGGTTCTGAGTACACCCACCCACATTGTGATTGTGATGGAATATGGTGCTGGAGGAGCGCTCTATGACCGCATCATAACTAGAAAGAGATTCAGTGAAGATGAG GCTCGACACTTCTTCCAGCAATTAATCTCGGGAGTAAGCTATTGTCATTACATG CAATTATGTCATAGGGACTTGAAGCTAGCCAATACTCTCTTGGATGGGAGCTCTGTGCCGATCCTAAAAATTTGTGATTTTGGCTTCTCAAAG TCATCTGTGCTCCATTCAGCACCTGATTTAACTGTGGGCACTCTAATGTACATTCCTCCAGAGCTTATTCATTCTCCTAATACATATGATGGCAAG AATGGAAGACATAATATCTTATATTTCAATCTATTCCGAAATGGAGAAGAAAAATGCATGGATAAAAGGAGATTACAATTTGACATTTTAAGTGCTTTCCAGTTGGTAGATGTTTGGTCATGTGGAGTGACATTATATTTTATGCTAGTTGGAGAATACCCTTTTACTGACCAGAAAGATTCCAAAAACTTGAGTGAGATTATGCAG CGTATACTGAATGTTCAATACAAGATCCCTGCCTCTGTTGACATATCTCAAGACTGCAGGCATCTTCTTTCTCGCATATTTGTTGCTCCTGCAAGCAGG AGAATCACAATAGAGGAAATCAAGAACCACCCATGGTATTTAAAGAACTTGCCATGGAAGGAATCTGAAGCTGCTCAAAGTATCTACCACAGAAAAGAAAACACAGTATTTTCTCCCCAGAGTGTCGAGAGCATCATGGAAACTGTGGTAGACGCCAGGCACCAAGCGATGAATCCTCCTTTAGTTTTCAGTTCAATTACAGGGTTTAAAAGCGAAAAACAGAACAATGATGACAAAGAACAGAATCTGAAAGATTCTCAAGACAGGGAAGCCAAAGAG AAGATGGTCAGCGATGAGCTTTACATGACACATCCAAGAAAACGCACAAGATACAGTTCAAACAGAACACCGATATGCACAAATCCGGCTAGTATGGAAATTGCG gTTCGATATGCCAACATTCTTgaccagaattataattatttaactcAAGTTGGTTATTATGAGGATATGACAAAATTGATGGAGTGGTGGATCCACGCAATGGTTCCTGAGGATTATAGAACGAAGAAGAGCCCACGCATTGGTTTGTCTCGCGTTCCAGAAACTCAGCTCCTTACTGATCTAGCAGCTCGATATCACTCTGAGAGCAGGGACAGCTCTTGGAATACAAATACTGGACTTGCCAAGCCATCTGCTATTCCAGACATAGTTTTTGTGCAAGTGGTTTGCCTAGTTCTCCAAAACGCCCAAGCTAACCTGGCCATGTACACTAGGCCACCGTCATACGAGCAAGTCACAACCCTGGCTCGGACTGCTCTGGAGATTGCGGACCCAAATAGTCAGAGTACATCCACATTTTCAGGTGATATAGTTGGAGAGGTTATAAAATTGGTAGGTAACATACTCACTGACATCTACGAGAAGTATGAGAAGTATGAAGCCCGTGCACAAGAG CTGCAGGGGAGTGCTGGAGCCAATAAAGAGTCCGAAGATGATAGAACCGAGATGGACGAGGATACAGATGATAGCGGCAATGCAACAAGGATGTCGCCCAGGAGCATCTACAATGGCAATGGCTGCGAGGACAG GTGGATACATGATTTTGGAGATGAATTCTAA